The following are encoded together in the Strongyloides ratti genome assembly S_ratti_ED321, chromosome : 2 genome:
- a CDS encoding ATP synthase F(0) complex subunit B1, mitochondrial — MSLSRLAQSTRGSLFLSLRSAHSATISTDSVKPEELDNPNFFQKIVLRFKGIPLKGESQRPKCMFDDCDKEWFAPKPLPEMPKDFKEHPDRDLVNYPYPARPMYPPKTRFLVMPNSWFTPFQSITGTSGPYLFFGGLAAFLVNKEIFVCEEQAYSLGGWIAFYLILSRSVGYKLDKWLYEGYQERMNYFKGLIKEDLKNAVEFRKMAAAETESLTAVKEAFPKVMKDNLELQLEATYRKNVKNVSNEIKRRIDYLVESEETKQKFEKDCLIKYITGGVTEAIQKNEGGIKDAYLEDCIKELKNLANKA, encoded by the exons ATGTCTCTTAGTCGTCTGGCTCAGTCAACTCGTGGTTCTCTTTTCCTTTCCTTAAGATCTGCTCATTCTGCAACGATATCGACAG ATAGTGTTAAGCCAGAAGAGCTTGATAACCCAAATTTCTTCCAAAAAATTGTTCTTCGATTCAAAG gAATTCCACTCAAAGGAGAAAGTCAACGTCCAAAATGTATGTTTGATGATTGTGATAAGGAATGGTTTGCTCCAAAGCCTCTTCCAGAAATGCCAAAAGACTTTAAAGAACATCCAGACAGAGACCTCGTTAACTACCCATATCCAGCTAGACCAATGTATCCACCAAAAACTCGCTTTTTAGTTATGCCAAACTCTTGGTTTACTCCATTCCAAAGTATAACTGGAACTTCTGGTCCATACCTTTTCTTTGGAGGTTTGGCTGCTTTTCTTGTTAACAAAGAAATCTTTGTATGTGAGGAACAAGCATATTCACTTGGAGGATGGATTGCATTTTATCTCATTCTTTCAAGAAGTGTTGGATATAAGCTTGACAAATGGCTTTATGAAGGATATCAAGAAAGAATGAACTATTTTAAGGGACTTATCAAAGAAGACCTTAAGAATGCTGTAGAATTCAGAAAAATGGCAGCTGCTGAGACAGAATCTCTTACTGCAGTTAAGGAAGCTTTCCCAAAAGTTATGAAAGATAACTTAGAACTTCAATTAGAAGCAACTTATAGAAAGaatgttaaaaatgttagtaatgaaattaaaagaagaatTGACTATTTGGTTGAATCTGAAGAGACCAAACAAAAATTCGAAAAAGATTGtcttatcaaatatattactGGAGGAGTTACTGAAGCCATTCAAAAGAATGAGGGAGGTATTAAAGATGCATATCTTGAAGATTGTATCAAAGAATTGAAGAATTTAGCTAATAAGGCttag